One Setaria italica strain Yugu1 chromosome II, Setaria_italica_v2.0, whole genome shotgun sequence DNA segment encodes these proteins:
- the LOC101781963 gene encoding uncharacterized protein LOC101781963: protein MLDKQAATQERNELTEVDPWIVAVERSKTRMTTEEWSKEGWTTAMTASARRKTKLQEAMEIFRAMNASIDIICLTTWEALGRQVAAERANATAAVKEEDQVGRLHRELEAARAGASEADARRHVADQKMEAERAAELMCPAFNRARDSLEEYGLRPMDPPDRSVAGYAVGFGRVADCLDRLRDAIDDRYAEDARVRAGLLPEPRPFLPHGDGAGGRRGGRRGGGTRAAGSRAGDGVEVCPGDGPSRRSATSWRRRRGRQRRECMMDDGQAVGWPRDAYVA, encoded by the exons ATGCTTGACAAACAAGCTGCAACACAAGAAAG GAATGAACTCACCGAGGTGGATCCATGGATAGTTGCCGTTGAGAGGAGCAAGACAAGGATGACCACTGAGGAATGGAGCAAAGAAGGATGGACGACCGCAATGACAGCCAGTGCTCGCCGCAAGACCAAGCTGCAGGAAGCCATGGAGATCTTCCGCGCAATGAACGCAAGCATCGATATTATATGTCTGACCACATGGGAGGCGCTGGGCCGACAGGTGGCGGCCGAGCGGGCCAATGCCACCGCCGCAGTGAAGGAGGAGGACCAGGTCGGACGCTTGCACCGTGAGCTGgaggccgcgcgcgccggcgcctcCGAGGCCGACGCCAGGCGGCATGTCGCAGACCAGAAGATGGAGGCGGAGCGGGCAGCTGAGCTGATGTGCCCCGCTTTCAACCGCGCGCGCGACAGCCTGGAGGAGTACGGCCTGCGCCCCATGGACCCGCCGGACCGGAGCGTCGCCGGGTACGCCGTCGGCTTCGGCCGCGTGGCGGACTGCCTTGACCGCCTCCGCGACGCCATCGACGACCGGTACGCGGAGGACGCGCGAGTACGTGCTGGCCTGCTGCCTGAGCCGCGACCCTTCCTTCCGCATGGAGATGGTGCTGGAGGGCGTCGTGGCGGCCGACGAGGTGGAGGGACACGCGCTGCGGGGTCGCGCGCGGGAGACGGCGTTGAGGTTTGCCCAGGAGATGGTCCAAGTCGACGCTCCGCCACGAGctggcgacgacggcgcggaCGGCAACGGCGGGAGTGCATGATGGACGACGGGCAGGCTGTCGGCTGGCCTCGTGACGCGTATGTAGCGTAG